The proteins below come from a single Serpentinimonas raichei genomic window:
- a CDS encoding SDR family NAD(P)-dependent oxidoreductase, which produces MTDRIAFVTGASRGIGLACARALADDGYHLVLHSRSLAALDELLAKLPAACATGSLLLNYDMTEHEAIGRAFQVIFKRFRRLDVLVNNAGVMEPAKMGMVTHTALSHTLEVNLAAAILHMQGAAKLMARNGGGSVINMSSIVGRYGFEGQVPYAASKAGLIGATLAAAKELAPQKIRVNAVAPGYIDTEMNRQHSDKVHHENLARVRMGRMGQPDEVAHLVRFLASAQAAYITGQVIGVDGGMSL; this is translated from the coding sequence ATGACTGATCGAATTGCCTTTGTTACTGGTGCCTCACGCGGGATTGGTCTCGCGTGTGCTAGGGCATTGGCTGACGACGGCTACCATCTGGTTCTGCATTCCCGATCACTTGCTGCGCTCGATGAATTGCTCGCCAAGTTACCTGCGGCCTGCGCTACTGGCAGCCTACTGCTCAACTACGACATGACCGAGCATGAAGCCATTGGCCGTGCGTTCCAGGTGATCTTCAAGCGCTTTCGACGCTTGGATGTACTGGTTAACAACGCCGGCGTAATGGAACCGGCCAAGATGGGCATGGTCACACATACAGCGCTGTCACATACTCTGGAAGTCAATTTAGCGGCAGCCATTCTACATATGCAAGGCGCTGCCAAGCTGATGGCGCGCAATGGGGGTGGATCGGTCATCAACATGTCGTCCATCGTCGGGCGTTACGGGTTTGAGGGACAGGTGCCTTACGCCGCCTCCAAGGCAGGGCTGATCGGCGCCACGCTGGCGGCGGCCAAGGAACTGGCGCCGCAGAAGATCCGCGTCAACGCTGTGGCACCGGGTTACATCGACACCGAAATGAACCGCCAGCACAGCGACAAGGTGCATCATGAAAACTTGGCCCGTGTGCGCATGGGCCGCATGGGCCAGCCCGATGAGGTGGCGCATCTGGTGCGTTTCCTGGCCTCCGCGCAGGCGGCCTATATCACCGGACAGGTGATTGGCGTCGATGGTGGGATGAGCTTATGA
- a CDS encoding acyl carrier protein, translated as MPTEDKLKKIFAEALGIPHGIVDDNLKYAELAEWDSVAHMTLIAAIEEAFDIMMDAEDVIEMSSFVRAKQIVAKYHQ; from the coding sequence ATGCCCACGGAAGATAAACTAAAAAAAATATTTGCGGAAGCTTTAGGTATTCCGCATGGGATTGTTGATGACAATCTCAAGTACGCTGAATTGGCCGAGTGGGATTCTGTGGCACACATGACTTTAATAGCTGCTATCGAGGAGGCTTTCGACATTATGATGGATGCCGAAGATGTGATTGAAATGAGCAGTTTTGTCAGAGCCAAGCAGATCGTAGCCAAATATCATCAGTGA
- a CDS encoding class I SAM-dependent methyltransferase, whose translation MKVCHCDRQYFYQILGVAFKALKVRPRVAELGVLRGENAARLQQALEPQTLLLVDPWSSAATALATHPFEDTLPWIDPPQVYHSYYGGDLGEQATFDRLYEECRQRFAGHSNVEILRQSADAALRTLKNRKEAALDLIYIDANHQYEWILRDLLLWSELCAPDGILMLNDCCHSAAGIRQNLGVLEAVGSFVKRSDFIPVLLTHTDWSDLILCRKAGVMELLLDQVISNIDLRYVEVPHQLLPAARVVQCANGYNISFK comes from the coding sequence ATGAAAGTCTGCCACTGCGACCGCCAGTATTTCTACCAGATACTGGGCGTGGCCTTCAAGGCCCTCAAAGTGCGCCCGCGTGTGGCCGAACTCGGGGTGCTGCGTGGCGAAAACGCAGCCCGGCTGCAGCAGGCCCTAGAGCCACAGACCCTGCTGCTGGTCGACCCCTGGAGCAGCGCCGCCACGGCGCTGGCCACCCACCCCTTTGAGGACACCCTGCCGTGGATCGACCCGCCGCAGGTTTACCACAGCTACTACGGCGGCGACCTGGGCGAGCAAGCCACCTTCGACCGGCTGTACGAAGAATGCCGCCAGCGCTTTGCCGGGCACAGCAACGTCGAAATCCTGCGCCAAAGCGCCGACGCCGCCCTACGCACCCTGAAAAACCGCAAGGAAGCGGCGCTGGACCTGATCTACATCGACGCCAACCACCAGTACGAGTGGATTTTGCGCGATCTGCTGCTGTGGAGCGAACTGTGCGCCCCCGACGGCATCCTGATGCTCAACGACTGCTGCCACAGCGCCGCCGGCATCCGGCAAAACCTAGGAGTGCTCGAAGCCGTCGGCTCCTTCGTCAAACGCAGCGACTTCATCCCCGTGCTGCTGACCCATACCGACTGGTCAGACCTGATCCTGTGCCGCAAGGCCGGCGTGATGGAGTTGTTGCTGGACCAAGTGATTTCGAATATCGACCTGCGCTACGTCGAGGTGCCGCACCAGTTGCTGCCCGCAGCCCGTGTGGTACAATGCGCCAATGGCTACAACATCAGCTTCAAGTGA
- a CDS encoding glycosyltransferase, with protein MQRALDTVHLAEQEFEQLFAPWVEQLQSFIEQTQKAASALPFEQAWPQAALDRLPGIYTTAADKAARADRQLWQRLHTQYALWRPRSTLREIDADIYAEHLAAGRVEPLTVLIDQRGAPLDALADTLDSLAQCLGQPVQVQIVADTSAPEGLAEESGIVWHQVAAGQSLRALPMLALPTDWVLLLASGSTLEPRALMEWGLAVAEFPQARLIYADEDLHQGDSKERYPHFKPDANIELLRCMNYLGPAVAVQGALWQQLGQPLPGAELYAAALALLARYGRPVLGHIDTVLVHGGSGMASASEAQEFDFALQVLQQQGLADRLQPLPRLGTWLVPHRLQGPAQVSLVVPTGLQTGYLRSLLLAAAKLNDMPLAEAILVCQPQYADEVRLASADILNVPVHIVLLPEGEYNHAAALNAGIARASGEFVLVCDDDTEPLHPGWLERLVAIAQQSDVGLVAPRLLSSKEAEPKVVGGPVLLGVQGLAGSYCGEEGWLDEAGVYSRLQLTQDTSAVSGHCXVLRXAHWERVGGLREQRYPLFXGVLDLCLRLGALGLRHVWTPLSHLVHHGGKTLQVRRSEMHDQIRLADQELAERRQVLEDWAAELAQDRCYNRQLSLLRPFDIEAHIVIDWNPRRRDRARALALPLHSGAGQYRVIEPLHALQDAGLVQGCVIMPMAGGVQRILQPLELRRAQPDVLVLQHAVDDGQLGQVRHYKRAAPATVIVQMVDDLLGEVPDKHPNRVFQSREGHQRMVQALRASDRLIVTTDTLLQHYRQYVPDVRLVPNSLDRPWFAVEVKREPGERLRIGWSYWADQHPMDLELIAPIVAEFAAEVDWVLLDMGMGSNIDAIKPHLKELHYFESITHYPVKMATLNLDIAIAPLQDNLFNRCKSSLRLLEYGAMGWPVVCSDVFPYRTDDAPALRCNTPEEWRAALRRLIDDAALRTQLGQQLHQWVQEKYALRGLTQRWFEAIFTPSQPTSTP; from the coding sequence GTGCAGCGCGCCCTCGACACCGTACACCTGGCGGAGCAGGAGTTCGAACAACTCTTTGCGCCTTGGGTTGAGCAACTGCAAAGCTTCATCGAGCAGACCCAAAAAGCCGCCAGCGCCCTGCCCTTCGAGCAAGCCTGGCCCCAAGCCGCGCTCGACCGCCTGCCCGGCATTTACACCACCGCAGCCGACAAAGCCGCCCGCGCCGACCGCCAGCTCTGGCAGCGCTTGCACACCCAATACGCCCTGTGGCGCCCGCGCAGCACCTTGCGCGAGATCGACGCCGATATTTACGCCGAGCACCTGGCCGCAGGCCGGGTAGAGCCGCTCACCGTACTGATCGACCAACGCGGTGCCCCGCTCGACGCCCTGGCCGACACGCTCGACAGCCTGGCCCAGTGCCTGGGGCAGCCGGTGCAGGTGCAGATCGTGGCCGACACCAGCGCACCCGAGGGCTTGGCAGAAGAATCCGGCATCGTCTGGCACCAAGTGGCTGCGGGGCAGTCGTTGCGGGCACTGCCCATGCTGGCCCTGCCCACAGACTGGGTGCTGCTGCTGGCCAGCGGCAGCACGCTGGAGCCACGCGCCCTCATGGAGTGGGGCCTGGCGGTGGCCGAGTTCCCGCAGGCGCGCCTCATTTACGCCGACGAAGACCTGCACCAAGGCGACTCCAAAGAGCGCTACCCGCACTTCAAGCCCGATGCCAACATCGAGTTGCTGCGCTGCATGAACTACCTCGGCCCAGCCGTGGCGGTGCAGGGCGCGCTCTGGCAGCAACTCGGCCAGCCGCTGCCGGGGGCCGAGCTCTACGCCGCCGCACTGGCGCTGCTGGCCCGCTATGGCCGGCCCGTGCTCGGGCATATCGACACCGTGCTGGTGCATGGCGGCAGCGGCATGGCCAGTGCCTCCGAGGCGCAAGAGTTCGACTTTGCGCTGCAAGTGCTGCAGCAGCAAGGCTTGGCCGATCGCTTGCAGCCGCTGCCGCGCTTGGGCACTTGGCTGGTGCCGCACCGCTTGCAGGGGCCAGCCCAAGTCTCGCTGGTGGTGCCCACGGGCTTGCAGACCGGTTATCTGCGCAGCCTCTTGCTCGCAGCCGCCAAGCTCAACGACATGCCGCTGGCCGAAGCCATACTGGTGTGCCAGCCGCAGTACGCCGATGAAGTGCGACTAGCCAGCGCCGACATCTTGAATGTGCCGGTGCATATCGTGCTGCTGCCCGAGGGCGAGTACAACCATGCCGCCGCGCTCAACGCCGGCATCGCGCGCGCCAGCGGCGAATTCGTGCTGGTCTGCGACGACGACACCGAACCGCTGCACCCCGGCTGGCTGGAGCGCCTTGTCGCCATCGCCCAGCAAAGCGATGTGGGCCTGGTGGCCCCGCGCCTGCTCTCGTCCAAAGAGGCCGAGCCCAAAGTGGTGGGCGGCCCGGTGCTGCTCGGGGTGCAGGGGCTGGCGGGCAGCTACTGTGGCGAAGAAGGCTGGCTCGATGAGGCCGGGGTCTATTCGCGCCTGCAACTCACGCAAGACACCAGCGCCGTNAGCGGCCACTGCTTNGTGCTGCGCAANGCGCACTGGGAGCGCGTGGGCGGNTTGCGCGAGCAGCGCTACCCGCTGTTCNTNGGCGTGCTCGATCTGTGCCTGCGCCTNGGTGCGCTGGGCCTGCGCCACGTTTGGACGCCACTGAGCCACCTCGTACACCACGGCGGCAAAACGCTGCAGGTGCGCCGCAGCGAGATGCACGATCAAATCCGCTTGGCCGACCAAGAGCTGGCCGAACGCCGCCAGGTGCTCGAAGACTGGGCCGCCGAACTGGCGCAAGACCGCTGCTACAACCGCCAGCTCTCGCTGCTGCGCCCTTTCGACATCGAAGCCCACATCGTGATCGACTGGAACCCACGCCGGCGCGACCGAGCGCGCGCGCTGGCGCTGCCGCTGCACAGCGGGGCCGGGCAGTACCGGGTGATCGAGCCGCTGCACGCCTTGCAGGATGCGGGCTTGGTGCAAGGCTGTGTGATCATGCCCATGGCGGGCGGGGTGCAGCGGATATTGCAGCCGCTGGAATTGCGCCGCGCCCAACCCGATGTGCTGGTGCTGCAACACGCTGTCGATGACGGGCAGCTTGGCCAGGTGCGGCACTACAAACGCGCCGCGCCCGCCACCGTGATTGTGCAAATGGTGGATGACCTGCTGGGCGAAGTGCCCGACAAGCACCCCAACCGCGTGTTCCAGAGCCGCGAAGGGCACCAGCGCATGGTGCAGGCGCTGCGCGCCAGCGACCGCTTGATCGTCACCACCGATACCCTGCTGCAGCACTACCGCCAGTACGTGCCCGATGTGCGCCTGGTGCCCAATAGCCTGGACCGGCCTTGGTTCGCCGTCGAGGTCAAGCGCGAGCCGGGGGAGCGCCTGCGCATTGGGTGGTCCTACTGGGCCGACCAGCACCCGATGGACCTCGAACTTATTGCCCCGATCGTGGCAGAATTCGCCGCTGAAGTTGACTGGGTTTTGCTGGACATGGGCATGGGGTCAAACATCGACGCCATCAAGCCGCACCTGAAAGAGTTGCACTATTTCGAATCGATTACCCACTACCCAGTCAAAATGGCCACCCTGAACCTCGACATCGCCATTGCGCCGCTGCAGGACAACCTGTTCAACCGCTGCAAAAGCAGTCTGCGCCTGCTCGAATACGGGGCCATGGGCTGGCCGGTGGTGTGCTCCGATGTGTTCCCCTACCGCACCGACGATGCGCCGGCTCTGCGCTGCAATACCCCCGAAGAATGGCGCGCCGCGCTGCGCCGCCTGATCGACGACGCCGCCCTGCGCACCCAACTCGGGCAGCAGTTGCACCAATGGGTGCAAGAAAAATACGCCCTGCGTGGCCTGACCCAGCGTTGGTTCGAGGCCATTTTTACTCCTTCCCAACCCACGAGCACACCATGA
- a CDS encoding IS1380 family transposase, with amino-acid sequence MPDFVIKQLPYDLSQHAGLALIGKYLKRINLNALVDPAYPVRSGIANSDILKSYLGLLCLGKNDFDAIEGQRQDTFFTRALGLRSVPSSPTLRQRLDTHAPAWFDLIDDINTAVLSLKLEGQPIDFGALPCAYVPLDIDTFAMDQSGTAKEHVGRTYAGVDGYCPLVAYLGTQGFCLEFALRPGTQHSASETEYNIERLLPLAAKVTAAAQPPLLLRADSGFDSAKLMCAIARQAKALQREVAWLIKWNPRSTPVETIAQARVADANTAWTVLRPGKRQCLWEQSVAIRDGNESLKARRVYRLTERTVDKRGQQMLLPEYVLEGWSTTLPESFTPEQVIALYAEHGTHEQFHSEFKTDMDLTRLPSGKFDTNYVVCALAAVAMNLLRLVGQHTLHGPDAPVRHSAQRRRIRTVIQELMFKAARMVDHARQWVLGLGANDRAFAVFERHWRALDAL; translated from the coding sequence ATGCCCGATTTTGTCATCAAACAACTGCCCTACGACTTGAGCCAGCACGCTGGCTTGGCCCTGATTGGCAAGTACCTCAAGCGCATCAATCTCAACGCCTTGGTCGACCCCGCTTACCCCGTGCGCAGCGGCATCGCCAATAGCGACATCCTCAAGAGCTACCTGGGCCTGCTGTGTCTGGGCAAGAACGATTTTGATGCCATCGAAGGCCAGCGCCAAGACACTTTCTTCACCCGCGCCTTGGGCTTGCGATCGGTGCCCTCGTCGCCCACCCTGCGCCAGCGCTTGGACACCCACGCGCCAGCTTGGTTTGACTTGATCGATGACATCAACACCGCGGTTTTGAGCCTCAAGCTCGAGGGCCAGCCCATCGACTTCGGGGCGCTGCCCTGTGCTTATGTGCCACTGGACATCGACACCTTCGCCATGGACCAAAGCGGCACGGCCAAGGAGCATGTGGGGCGCACCTATGCGGGAGTGGACGGCTACTGCCCGCTGGTGGCCTACTTGGGCACCCAAGGCTTTTGCCTGGAGTTTGCCCTGCGCCCGGGCACCCAGCACTCGGCCAGCGAGACCGAATACAACATCGAGCGGCTGCTGCCGCTGGCGGCCAAAGTCACGGCAGCGGCCCAGCCGCCCTTGCTGCTGCGGGCCGACTCGGGCTTTGATTCGGCCAAGCTGATGTGTGCCATCGCCCGACAAGCCAAAGCCCTGCAGCGCGAGGTCGCGTGGCTCATCAAGTGGAACCCGCGCAGCACGCCGGTAGAGACCATCGCCCAGGCACGGGTAGCCGATGCCAACACCGCTTGGACGGTATTGCGCCCCGGTAAACGCCAGTGCCTGTGGGAGCAAAGCGTGGCCATCAGAGACGGTAACGAGAGCCTCAAAGCACGCCGCGTGTACCGCCTGACCGAGCGCACCGTTGACAAACGGGGCCAGCAGATGCTGTTGCCCGAGTATGTGCTGGAAGGCTGGAGCACCACCTTGCCTGAGTCGTTCACGCCCGAGCAGGTCATTGCCTTGTACGCCGAGCACGGCACGCATGAGCAGTTTCACTCGGAGTTCAAAACCGACATGGATCTGACCCGGCTGCCCTCGGGCAAGTTCGACACCAACTACGTGGTGTGCGCGCTGGCGGCCGTGGCGATGAACCTGCTGCGCTTGGTTGGCCAGCACACGCTGCACGGGCCCGATGCACCGGTGCGCCACAGCGCGCAGCGCCGTCGCATCCGCACGGTGATACAGGAGTTGATGTTCAAGGCCGCCCGCATGGTGGACCATGCCCGCCAGTGGGTGTTGGGCTTGGGGGCCAACGACAGGGCCTTTGCGGTGTTTGAGCGCCACTGGCGCGCGCTTGACGCGCTGTAG
- a CDS encoding NAD-dependent epimerase/dehydratase family protein has translation MNSSDIAFTPADHMLLTGGTGFFGLALLRHWQARPMAIPRLTVLSRDPDAFLQRFPALATLPHLRWWRGDILQPSSLPFQERFSHVLHAAADSTLGPQLTALQRFDQVLTGTRNMLELATATGARRFLLTSSGGVYGSIEAARGVVETCLTMPDPLQPGQVFNVAKRTAEHLCALYQDRLEVVIARCFSFVGRDLPQQVHFAIGNFIHDALHHDAIIVQGDGSALRSYMDQRDLAHWLLVLMQRGRRAQAYNVGSEQAVSIAQLAHLVRDLLAPHKPVKVLGQVAGMSTRAFYLPNTEKARSELGLQLEFSLQESIREAARHGK, from the coding sequence ATGAACTCATCTGACATCGCTTTTACCCCAGCCGACCATATGCTGCTGACGGGTGGCACGGGTTTTTTTGGACTGGCCTTGTTGCGCCACTGGCAAGCCAGGCCGATGGCGATTCCACGCCTGACTGTGCTGAGCCGCGACCCCGATGCGTTTCTCCAACGCTTCCCTGCTTTGGCAACCCTGCCTCATTTGCGCTGGTGGCGGGGCGATATTTTACAGCCATCCAGCTTGCCATTTCAAGAGCGCTTTAGCCATGTGCTGCACGCAGCCGCCGATTCAACCTTGGGGCCGCAACTGACTGCCCTGCAGCGTTTTGACCAGGTGCTGACGGGCACGCGAAATATGCTTGAACTGGCAACAGCCACTGGAGCGCGGCGTTTTTTGTTGACCAGCTCCGGCGGGGTGTATGGCTCCATTGAGGCTGCAAGGGGTGTTGTAGAAACTTGCCTGACCATGCCAGATCCGCTGCAGCCTGGGCAAGTGTTTAATGTGGCCAAGCGCACTGCGGAGCATTTGTGCGCGCTGTACCAAGATCGCCTGGAGGTGGTGATTGCGCGCTGCTTTTCTTTTGTTGGGCGCGATCTGCCGCAACAAGTGCATTTTGCCATAGGCAATTTCATTCACGATGCCCTGCATCACGATGCGATTATAGTCCAGGGCGACGGCTCTGCCTTGCGCTCTTACATGGACCAACGCGATTTGGCGCACTGGTTGCTGGTGTTGATGCAGCGTGGCCGCCGCGCGCAGGCTTACAACGTGGGTTCGGAGCAGGCTGTTTCGATCGCTCAGTTGGCTCATTTGGTGCGAGATCTTCTGGCACCCCACAAGCCAGTCAAAGTCCTGGGCCAGGTTGCTGGCATGAGCACCCGCGCTTTTTACCTGCCAAACACAGAAAAAGCACGCTCTGAACTTGGGCTGCAGCTTGAATTTTCATTGCAGGAATCTATACGCGAGGCCGCGCGGCATGGCAAATGA
- a CDS encoding class I SAM-dependent methyltransferase — MIFAQTTLATCASMPATALIWCCMPFQIAAEVAAQQARPCPVCLSSTAQALHHNHLVPIAGIDLSYRVARCTQCGFHFADRLPPAAVYRAYYDGLSKYDLLQPASALEQQRAAAALRLCQRRALNPQARIVDLGCGSGGFLATLRQAGWTQLTGLDPAPNSSAAAQALYGLDCVRVGTLQAAPHLIDLQQADLLCLLAVLEHLPDLALDLPSLFGHLKPGCHVLIEVPALELFSAKRGEPYGELSLEHIQFFSAISLSNLLGRLGLQILEIEHLALPQLDSGSLFVWAQVPPTPVGAAHQLPEREPSAVFDAYLQGSAARMQLALGKVPQQPFVLYGAGSHSARLVAHMNPAQQNRLLAVFDANPNLAGKPWGRWQVQAPAALSEHPSVPILLSSYQSERAMASALAKAFSNPLVPLYTPADELI; from the coding sequence GTGATATTTGCCCAGACTACACTTGCTACTTGCGCCAGCATGCCAGCAACAGCTTTGATTTGGTGTTGTATGCCGTTCCAAATAGCCGCTGAAGTGGCTGCACAGCAAGCACGCCCTTGCCCTGTGTGCCTAAGCAGCACGGCGCAAGCGCTGCACCACAACCATTTGGTGCCTATTGCCGGCATTGATCTGAGCTACCGGGTAGCGCGTTGCACGCAGTGCGGCTTTCATTTTGCCGATCGTTTACCACCGGCCGCCGTTTATCGCGCATATTACGATGGCCTCTCAAAATATGATTTGCTGCAGCCAGCCAGCGCCTTGGAACAGCAGCGTGCGGCCGCTGCTCTGCGCTTATGCCAGCGTCGCGCCCTCAATCCCCAGGCTCGGATCGTGGATTTGGGCTGCGGCTCGGGTGGCTTTTTGGCAACGCTGCGCCAAGCGGGGTGGACGCAACTCACCGGCCTCGATCCGGCACCCAATTCCTCTGCGGCGGCCCAGGCGTTGTATGGGCTTGATTGCGTGCGCGTGGGCACCCTGCAAGCCGCCCCACATTTGATTGACCTGCAACAGGCCGATCTGCTTTGCTTGCTGGCGGTGCTGGAGCACCTGCCCGATCTGGCGCTGGATTTGCCTAGCCTGTTTGGGCATTTGAAGCCTGGCTGCCACGTGCTGATCGAGGTGCCTGCGCTGGAATTGTTCAGCGCCAAGCGTGGCGAACCCTATGGTGAACTCTCATTGGAGCACATTCAGTTTTTTAGTGCAATTAGCCTGAGCAATTTGCTCGGCCGCCTTGGCCTGCAGATTTTAGAAATCGAGCACCTGGCCTTGCCTCAGCTCGACTCTGGCTCCCTGTTCGTATGGGCACAGGTTCCACCCACGCCCGTTGGGGCAGCGCATCAGTTGCCTGAGCGCGAACCCAGTGCTGTTTTCGATGCCTATTTGCAGGGTTCCGCCGCGCGTATGCAGCTGGCTTTGGGCAAAGTTCCGCAGCAGCCCTTTGTGCTTTACGGTGCAGGCTCGCACAGTGCGCGCTTGGTTGCGCACATGAACCCAGCCCAACAAAACCGGCTGCTGGCAGTGTTCGATGCCAACCCCAATCTAGCTGGTAAGCCATGGGGCCGTTGGCAGGTGCAGGCCCCTGCAGCTTTGTCCGAACATCCTAGCGTACCCATTTTGCTTTCCTCGTACCAATCTGAGCGCGCCATGGCCAGCGCTCTGGCCAAGGCATTCAGCAACCCGCTGGTGCCCCTTTACACCCCAGCCGATGAACTCATCTGA
- a CDS encoding FkbM family methyltransferase, translated as MSDWFERLQAQLQPPRALLPGQEVWIFGGGLFGRALAQACAAQGIRVRGFIQTAPTTKSLDGLPVTSWCGLSAHDFVCPLLIGIHNYLMPMDGLVQLAQQAGFRTVLPPWDSYAQFSAALGWRYWLSSPQYLAHHADDLRRTHSRLADDTSQQCLERVVAFRMGLDLEYAGFAHPEPQYFNAITLPPLRENAASLRYLDGGAYNGDSLLQLLQLASVERAWLFEPDPANFALLRLQVGGAKVRWHCVPLGLSDRYAVLRFGGQQGMAGTIRPDGDDCISTVAVDDLLAGEGIDLLKLDIEGAEAAALRGAAHTLRSSRPVLAISAYHKPDDLWQLPDLISDICPDYTCYLRQHASNSFDLVLYAVPNSR; from the coding sequence GTGAGCGACTGGTTCGAGCGACTGCAGGCCCAACTTCAGCCCCCGCGTGCGCTGCTACCCGGGCAAGAGGTCTGGATTTTTGGTGGCGGCTTGTTTGGCCGGGCACTGGCCCAGGCCTGTGCTGCGCAAGGCATACGGGTGCGCGGCTTTATACAGACTGCACCTACTACGAAAAGTTTAGATGGGCTGCCGGTCACAAGCTGGTGCGGCTTGAGTGCGCACGACTTCGTTTGCCCGCTGTTGATCGGCATTCACAATTACTTGATGCCCATGGATGGCTTGGTGCAGTTGGCGCAGCAGGCTGGATTTCGCACTGTTTTGCCCCCATGGGACAGCTACGCCCAATTCAGTGCCGCGCTGGGCTGGCGCTACTGGCTGTCCAGCCCACAATACCTGGCGCATCACGCCGACGATCTGCGCCGCACCCACAGCCGCTTGGCCGATGATACCAGCCAACAATGCCTGGAGCGCGTGGTGGCGTTTCGCATGGGTCTTGATTTGGAATATGCAGGTTTCGCTCACCCCGAGCCACAGTATTTCAATGCAATCACCCTGCCACCCCTGCGCGAAAATGCCGCATCCTTGCGCTACCTAGATGGCGGCGCGTACAATGGCGACAGTTTGCTGCAATTGCTGCAACTCGCATCGGTAGAGCGGGCTTGGTTGTTTGAACCCGACCCAGCTAATTTTGCACTCCTGCGCCTGCAGGTGGGCGGCGCCAAAGTGCGCTGGCATTGTGTGCCGCTGGGTTTGAGCGATCGGTATGCGGTGCTGCGTTTCGGCGGTCAACAAGGCATGGCCGGGACGATCCGCCCAGATGGCGACGACTGCATATCCACTGTTGCAGTTGACGATTTGCTGGCCGGTGAAGGCATCGATCTGCTCAAACTCGATATTGAAGGCGCAGAAGCTGCGGCGCTGCGCGGAGCAGCCCATACGCTGCGCAGTTCCCGCCCCGTGCTGGCGATCTCGGCCTACCACAAACCAGACGATTTGTGGCAACTGCCTGATTTGATCAGTGATATTTGCCCAGACTACACTTGCTACTTGCGCCAGCATGCCAGCAACAGCTTTGATTTGGTGTTGTATGCCGTTCCAAATAGCCGCTGA